The DNA window CGAGGACAGCGTCTTTCTGTCCGATACGCTGGGTCGCCGCAAAAGCCTGCAGATCGTGCTGCCGGGGCGGGCGCGGGTGACACCGGAGGTCGCCTGGGCGATGACCCGGACGGCCGAAGGGCAGCGTGGCCGGTCGCGTGGTCGTGACGCTCGGCCCGGTCCGGATCTGTTCGCCAGCACCTGATCGCCAGTTTTCGCCGTAGAAAGCGGCGATTAGCGACCCAAATCGATTGGGCGCGGGTTCCGCGCGGCGACCTTTCGTGCTATCGCGCGGCCATCCCCATTCCCGGAGACATCCTCATGGCTGGCCATCCCGATCGCGTCGCCCCCAAGCGCGCGCTGCTTTCCGTTTCCGACAAGACGGGCCTCGTCGAGCTCGCCCGTGCCCTCGCGGACCGTGGCGTCGAGCTCCTGACCACCGGCGGCTCAAAGAGGCTGCTGAGCGAGGCCGGCATTCCCGTCACGGAAGTGGCCGATTTCACCGGCTTCCCCGAGATCATGGACGGTCGCGTCAAGACACTGCATCCCAAGGTGCATGGCGGCCTTCTCGCCGTTCGGGACGACGCAGGCCACAAGCAGGCGATGGCCGATCACGGCATCCTTCCGATCGACATCCTGGTGGTCAATCTCTACCCGTTCGAGGAGACGATTGCGCGCGGTGCCGGCTATGACGAGACCATCGAGAACATCGATATCGGTGGCCCGGCGATGATCCGCGCCGCCTCCAAGAACCATGCCTACGTCACGGTTCTGGTCGAGCCGGCCGACTATGAGGCGGTGATCGTCGAGATGGACCAGGGGGGCGTCACCTTCGAGACCCGCCGCCGTCTCGCCGCCAAGGCCTATGCGCGCACCGGCGCCTATGACGCGGCGATTTCCGGTTGGTTCGCCAGCGTGCTCGGCGGCAAGACCGGCGATTTCGTCGCCATCGGCGGCAAGCTTGCCGAGGACATGCGCTACGGCGAGAATCCGCACCAGTGGGCCTGTTTCTACCGCTCGACGGAAATCCGCCCCGGCGTTTCCACGGCGACGCAGCTGCAGGGCAAGGTGCTGAGCTACAACAACATCAACGACACCGACGCCGCTTTCGAGCTGGTGGCCGAGTTCGATCGGGCGGTACCGGCCGTCGCCATCATCAAGCACGCCAATCCCTGTGGCGTTGCCACTGGTGCGACGCTTCTTGAAGCCTATACCAAGGCGCATCGCTGCGACCCGGTCTCGGCCTATGGCGGCATCGTGGCGCTGAACGGCACGCTCGACGCCGATACGGCCAAGAAGATCGTTGAGATATTCACCGAGGTGATCATTGCGCCCTCGGCCACCGACGAAGCGATCGCCATCGTCGGTGCCAAGAAGAACCTGCGTCTCCTGGTCACCGGCGGGTTGCCCGATCCGAAGGCGCCCGGCATCACGGCCAAGACGGTGGCCGGCGGCCTGTTGGTCCAGTCGCGCGACAACGGCGTGGTTACCGCCGCCGACCTCAAGGTGGTGACCAAGCGGGCGCCGACGGAAACCGAACTTGCCGACCTCCTGCTGGCTTTCAAGGTTTGCAAGCACGTCAAATCCAACGCCATTGTCTACGTGAAGGACGGCGCGACCGCCGGCATTGGCGCCGGCCAGATGAACCGCGTCGATTCCTCGCGCATCGCCGCCATTCGTGCTGGCGAAGCGGCTGAGACGGCTGGGCTTACGGAATCGCTTGCCAAGGGTTCAGTGGTCGCCTCCGATGCCTTCTTCCCCTTCGCCGACGGCCTTGAATCGGCGATTGCCGCTGGTGCGACCGCCGCCATCCAGCCGGGTGGTTCCATCCACGACGCCGAGGTGATTGCCGCCGCCGACAAGGCCGGCATCGCCATGGTGTTCACCGGCATGCGGCACTTCCGGCACTAAGGTGAAGGGCAATCCGCTGTTCTGACAGGTGCTCGACAGGTTTCTCGACCCATGGTGAGCGGGCCGGCGCGATCAACGTGTCGGCCCGTTTTTCGAGGAACCACGCATGAAGACCGCTTTGATCGCCGCCGCTTTCGCTGTCATGCTCACCCCTATCGCCGCTTTCGCCGATGATGAGAACGCCAAGTGCACCGATGCTGCCAAGGACACCTGGCTCACCATCGATGCCATCAAGGCCAAGGCCGAGGCCGCCGGTTACAGCAAGATCAAAAAGGTGAAGGTGGAAGGTAGCTGCTACGAGGTTTACGCCTTCGACAAGAATGGCAAGAAGGCTGAAGTGCTGTTCAATCCGTCCACCGGCGAGAAGGCCGGCGACGAGGCGGGCCAGAACTGACACCATGGCCGATGCGTCCGCTGGCGGCAGTACGCCGCCGCGGACGGTCCGGGTCTGGGATCCGGTCGTCCGCTTGTTTCACTGGACGGTGGTTGTTGCCGTCTCCCTAAATCTCTTCATTCTCAAGCCAGGCCGGCTTTATCATCGCTACGCCGGTTATGTGGTGATCGCCGCGGTGCTCATTCGGCTCGTCTGGGGCTTCGTCGGCACCCGCCACGCGCGCTTTGCCGATTTCTTCCCGACACCGTCGCGCC is part of the Pleomorphomonas sp. PLEO genome and encodes:
- the purH gene encoding bifunctional phosphoribosylaminoimidazolecarboxamide formyltransferase/IMP cyclohydrolase encodes the protein MAGHPDRVAPKRALLSVSDKTGLVELARALADRGVELLTTGGSKRLLSEAGIPVTEVADFTGFPEIMDGRVKTLHPKVHGGLLAVRDDAGHKQAMADHGILPIDILVVNLYPFEETIARGAGYDETIENIDIGGPAMIRAASKNHAYVTVLVEPADYEAVIVEMDQGGVTFETRRRLAAKAYARTGAYDAAISGWFASVLGGKTGDFVAIGGKLAEDMRYGENPHQWACFYRSTEIRPGVSTATQLQGKVLSYNNINDTDAAFELVAEFDRAVPAVAIIKHANPCGVATGATLLEAYTKAHRCDPVSAYGGIVALNGTLDADTAKKIVEIFTEVIIAPSATDEAIAIVGAKKNLRLLVTGGLPDPKAPGITAKTVAGGLLVQSRDNGVVTAADLKVVTKRAPTETELADLLLAFKVCKHVKSNAIVYVKDGATAGIGAGQMNRVDSSRIAAIRAGEAAETAGLTESLAKGSVVASDAFFPFADGLESAIAAGATAAIQPGGSIHDAEVIAAADKAGIAMVFTGMRHFRH
- a CDS encoding PepSY domain-containing protein; translation: MKTALIAAAFAVMLTPIAAFADDENAKCTDAAKDTWLTIDAIKAKAEAAGYSKIKKVKVEGSCYEVYAFDKNGKKAEVLFNPSTGEKAGDEAGQN